One window from the genome of Epinephelus moara isolate mb chromosome 5, YSFRI_EMoa_1.0, whole genome shotgun sequence encodes:
- the crybb1l2 gene encoding crystallin, beta B1, like 2: MSAGGEKSKSASQTDGKAAQNKISEMGMMSYKMCVFDQENFQGRCIEINGECMNVCDMGMDRVRSLRVDCGPFVGFEQMNFCGEMFILEKGEYPRWDSWSNCQKNDYLLSFRPVRMDPEKHKICLYEVGEFKGRKMEIMDDDVPSLFSYGFTDRVGSIMVSCGTWVGYQFPGYRGSQYLLEKGDFRHFNEFGARCPQMQSIRRIRDMQWHPHGCYTMSSK; encoded by the exons ATGTCTGCTGGAGGAGAAAAATCCAAGTCTGCTTCCCAGACTGATGGGAAGGCAGCTCAGAACAAGATATCTGAGATGGGCATGATGTCCTACAAg atgtgtgtgtttgaccagGAGAACTTCCAGGGCCGCTGCATTGAGATCAACGGAGAGTGTATGAATGTATGTGACATGGGAATGGACAGGGTGCGCTCCCTGCGTGTCGACTGCGGACC CTTCGTGGGCTTTGAGCAGATGAACTTCTGTGGAGAGATGTTCATCCTGGAGAAGGGCGAATACCCCCGCTGGGACTCCTGGAGCAACTGTCAGAAGAATGACTACCTGCTGTCCTTCAGGCCTGTCCGCATG GACCCAGAGAAGCACAAGATCTGCCTGTATGAGGTTGGAGAGTTCAAGGGTCGCAAGATGGAGATCATGGATGATGATGTCCCCAGCCTGTTTTCCTATGGTTTTACTGACAGAGTGGGCAGCATCATGGTCAGCTGTGGAAC CTGGGTGGGTTACCAGTTCCCCGGCTACCGTGGCAGCCAGTACCTGCTGGAGAAGGGCGACTTCAGGCACTTCAACGAGTTTGGCGCCCGCTGCCCCCAGATGCAGTCTATTAGGCGCATCCGTGACATGCAGTGGCACCCACACGGCTGCTACACCATGTCCTCCAAGTGA